The following are encoded in a window of Geotrypetes seraphini chromosome 5, aGeoSer1.1, whole genome shotgun sequence genomic DNA:
- the TRIM72 gene encoding tripartite motif-containing protein 72 — MSKPLLIHGMHQDLSCPICMELFNSPVTCECGHTFCQKCLVGVPREDDTNSVACPTCHAMTRPESLNINRQLQHLVESFQQVPRDHCEEHLDPLSVFCEKDQQLICGVCASLGKHKGHSIIKAVEAHQNMKRQLPQQQVLLQEARVRKEKTIALLDQQIAEVEDTVSKFKSNVREQLNTMRAYLNVMESSLNQEAERAQRDASGALLEERKLMTRYLEQLRQMETVLSEVEKEAQTEFLRKYCLIAARLNKILCESPPIGRLDIHLPVISDEFKFQVWRKMFRSLMPPLESLTLDPDTAHQNLLISEDRKSVECVDRKQPVSPEDPGRFDKANCVVTREGFSSGEHYWEVEVEDKPRWSIGVISESVNHKGKLHVCPSNGFWLLGCKDGKVYEVHAEEKEPRLLRMESKPAKVGIYLSFSDGVVSFYNADDEDCMILLYTFHEKFAGKVYPFFDVCWHDKGKNCQPLKIYYPA; from the exons ATGTCCAAGCCCCTGCTCATCCATGGAATGCATCAGGACTTGAGCTGTCCCATCTGTATGGAGCTTTTCAACTCTCCTGTGACCTGCGAATGTGGTCATACTTTCTGTCAGAAGTGCCTTGTAGGGGTGCCCCGAGAGGATGATACCAATTCTGTGGCCTGCCCTACCTGCCATGCAATGACCCGACCTGAGTCCCTTAATATCAACCGGCAGCTACAACATCTCGTAGAAAGCTTTCAGCAGGTGCCTAGGGACCACTGTGAGGAGCACTTGGACCCGCTCAGTGTCTTCTGTGAAAAGGACCAGCAGCTGATCTGTGGAGTCTGTGCATCCCTTGGGAAGCACAAAGGTCACAGCATCATCAAGGCAGTTGAGGCTCACCAGAATATGAAG AGACAACTCCCCCAGCAGCAGGTGCTCCTGCAGGAAGCTCGTGTCCGCAAGGAGAAGACTATTGCATTGCTTGATCAACAAATTGCAGAAGTTGAG GACACAGTTTCAAAGTTCAAGAGCAATGTGAGGGAGCAGCTGAACACCATGCGGGCCTACTTGAATGTCATGGAGTCCTCACTGAATCAAGAAGCGGAACGAGCCCAAAGGGATGCCTCTGGTGCATTGCTGGAGGAACGCAAGTTAATGACACGCTACCTGGAGCAGCTGCGGCAGATGGAAACTGTCCTAAGTGAGGTGGAGAAAGAAGCACAGACAGAGTTCCTGCGG AAATACTGTTTGATAGCAGCCAG GCTGAACAAGATTCTTTGCGAGTCCCCTCCTATAGGACGTCTGGATATCCACCTGCCAGTCATTTCAGATGAGTTTAAATTCCAGGTGTGGAGGAAGATGTTCCGTTCCCTGATGCCAC CTCTGGAAAGCTTAACCCTCGATCCAGACACAGCCCATCAGAATCTGCTGATCTCAGAGGATAGAAAATCAGTGGAATGTGTGGACCGCAAGCAGCCCGTGTCACCAGAAGACCCAGGACGCTTTGACAAGGCCAACTGTGTGGTGACAAGGGAAGGGTTTTCTTCTGGTGAACACTACTGGGaggtagaggtggaagacaagCCCCGCTGGAGCATAGGTGTGATTTCTGAGTCTGTCAACCACAAGGGAAAGCTTCATGTTTGCCCCTCCAATGGATTCTGGCTGCTAGGATGCAAGGATGGGAAGGTATATGAAGTACATGCAGAGGAAAAAGAGCCACGGCTTCTACGTATGGAATCCAAGCCAGCTAAGGTGGGTATCTATCTGAGCTTCAGTGATGGTGTAGTGTCTTTCTACAATGCAGATGATGAGGACTGTATGATCCTACTCTACACCTTTCACGAGAAGTTTGCTGGCAAAGTATATCCATTCTTTGATGTGTGCTGGCATGACAAGGGCAAAAACTGCCAACCCCTGAAGATCTACTATCCAGCATGA